One genomic region from Paracoccus pantotrophus encodes:
- a CDS encoding response regulator, protein MTAPDPASDPQPAAHILVVDDDERIRSLLRRFLMRNGFLVTTARDAAHARRLLDGLDFDLIVLDVMMPGEDGFSLTRDLRRRMTTPILLLTAKGETGDRIEGLESGADDYLPKPFEPRELLLRIAAILRRIPATEPKGPKFLSLGPLRYDADKGELWQGDAPLRLTGTEQALLRRLADTPRQPVSRGALIEDLGRSPSEEAGENSERAIDVQITRLRRKIEPDPKEPRYLQTVRGTGYMLVPD, encoded by the coding sequence ATGACCGCTCCCGATCCTGCTTCCGATCCGCAGCCCGCCGCCCATATCTTGGTCGTCGACGACGACGAACGCATCCGCAGCCTGCTGCGCCGCTTCCTGATGCGCAACGGTTTCCTGGTGACCACGGCGCGCGACGCCGCCCATGCCCGGCGCCTGCTTGACGGGCTGGATTTCGACCTGATCGTGCTCGACGTGATGATGCCGGGCGAGGACGGGTTCTCGCTGACCCGCGACCTGCGCCGGCGCATGACCACGCCGATCCTGCTGCTGACCGCCAAGGGCGAGACGGGCGACCGCATCGAGGGGCTGGAAAGCGGCGCCGACGATTACCTGCCGAAACCCTTCGAGCCGCGCGAGCTGCTCTTGCGCATCGCCGCCATCCTGCGCCGTATCCCGGCGACCGAACCCAAGGGGCCGAAGTTCCTGTCGCTGGGGCCCCTGCGCTACGATGCCGACAAGGGCGAACTGTGGCAGGGCGATGCGCCGCTGCGCCTGACGGGAACCGAGCAGGCGCTGCTCAGGCGCCTTGCCGACACGCCGCGCCAGCCGGTCAGCCGCGGCGCGCTGATCGAGGATCTGGGCCGCAGCCCGTCGGAGGAGGCGGGCGAGAATTCGGAACGCGCCATCGACGTGCAGATCACCCGCCTGCGCCGCAAGATCGAGCCCGATCCCAAGGAGCCGCGCTACCTGCAGACCGTGCGCGGAACCGGCTACATGCTGGTGCCGGATTAG
- a CDS encoding MarR family winged helix-turn-helix transcriptional regulator produces the protein MQNKVNVAPAGGESLLFLTDDQLRRGIEAMFFAYRAFTADPDLILAELDYGRAHHRAIHFIHREPGLTVTALLDVLGVTKQSLNRVLRTLIEDGLVESRIGRRDRRERQLYLTDKGAALERRLSEAQRARMRAAYRAAGPQAVAGFRQVLEAMMDRDTLRQYRALKELPESP, from the coding sequence ATGCAGAACAAGGTGAATGTCGCGCCGGCAGGCGGGGAAAGCCTGCTGTTCCTGACCGATGACCAGCTTCGCCGCGGCATCGAGGCGATGTTCTTCGCCTATCGCGCCTTTACCGCCGATCCCGACCTGATTCTGGCCGAGCTGGATTACGGCCGCGCCCATCACCGGGCGATCCATTTCATCCATCGCGAGCCGGGCCTGACGGTGACGGCGCTGCTGGACGTGCTGGGTGTGACCAAGCAATCGCTGAACCGGGTCTTGCGCACGCTGATCGAGGACGGGCTGGTCGAAAGCCGCATCGGCCGCCGCGACCGGCGCGAGCGCCAGCTCTACCTGACCGACAAGGGCGCGGCGCTGGAACGCCGTCTGTCCGAGGCGCAGCGCGCCCGCATGCGCGCCGCCTATCGCGCCGCCGGACCGCAGGCGGTGGCGGGCTTCCGGCAGGTGCTGGAGGCGATGATGGACCGCGACACGCTGCGCCAGTATCGTGCGCTGAAAGAACTGCCCGAGTCGCCATGA
- a CDS encoding branched-chain amino acid aminotransferase: MAGAYDDRDGKIWMDGKLVEWREANVHILTHALHYASSVFEGERCYSGKIFKGHEHSLRLIESARLLDMQSPYTAEEIDAAKTAVLEANGFKDAYVRAVMWRGSGEDMGVSARRNPVRMAVAAWEWGSYYGDAKWQGAKLDIAKWKRPSPETIPTAAKAAGLYMICTMSKHAAEEKGCSDALFMDWEGYVAEATGANIFFVKDGEVHTPLADRFLNGITRQTVIQMLKDNGTAVHERRIKPEELADFQECFLTGTAAEVTPVGQIGDWHFQVGGTTRKIAEDYEKLVRS; this comes from the coding sequence ATGGCGGGCGCATATGACGATCGTGACGGCAAGATCTGGATGGATGGCAAGCTGGTGGAGTGGCGCGAGGCGAATGTCCACATCCTGACCCATGCGCTGCATTACGCCAGCTCGGTCTTCGAGGGCGAGCGCTGCTACAGCGGCAAGATCTTCAAGGGACACGAGCATTCGCTGCGGCTGATCGAATCGGCCCGGCTTCTGGACATGCAGTCGCCCTATACCGCCGAGGAGATCGACGCGGCGAAAACCGCCGTGCTGGAGGCCAACGGCTTCAAGGACGCCTATGTCCGCGCGGTGATGTGGCGCGGCTCGGGCGAGGATATGGGGGTTTCGGCGCGCCGCAACCCGGTGCGCATGGCCGTCGCCGCCTGGGAATGGGGCAGCTATTACGGCGATGCGAAATGGCAGGGCGCCAAGCTCGACATCGCTAAGTGGAAGCGGCCCAGCCCCGAGACCATCCCCACCGCCGCCAAGGCCGCCGGGCTTTACATGATCTGCACCATGTCCAAGCACGCCGCCGAGGAAAAGGGCTGCTCGGACGCGCTGTTCATGGACTGGGAGGGCTATGTCGCCGAGGCCACCGGCGCCAATATCTTCTTCGTCAAGGACGGCGAGGTGCATACGCCGCTGGCCGACCGCTTCCTGAACGGCATCACCCGGCAGACGGTCATCCAGATGCTCAAGGACAACGGCACCGCCGTGCATGAACGCCGGATCAAGCCCGAGGAGCTGGCGGATTTCCAGGAATGCTTCCTGACCGGCACCGCGGCCGAGGTGACGCCGGTCGGGCAGATCGGCGACTGG